The following DNA comes from Frankia casuarinae.
ACCGTGCACGTCGTTCTCGGGGTCTTCGTCATCGGTCCGCTGACGCTGATCACCGTGGTCACCCCGCGCCTGCTGCGGTTGGGGGCCGGTGCCCTGCCGATCCTGCGCCTGTGCGTGCGGATGATCCGGGCTCTCGCGCTCGCCTCACTGCTCATCGTCGTGACGGGCCTCGGGCTGGTGCATCAGGGATCATTCGGCAGCGTGCGGTCGCTGGGCGACCCCTGGCTGTCGGGTGCCCTCGTGCTGTGGGTGGTGGCCACCGGGATCTCGCTGGGCATGATCGCGCCCGGGCTCGCCCACGCCGTCAAGGAGATCGACGCGGGCGGTGACACGCGTCGGCGTACCCTTCCAATCATGGGGGGTGTCGCCGTGAGCACCGCCTGCTGGATACTGATCATCGCTTTCATGGTCATCAAGCCCGGGACCTGACGCGGCCGGGCCACCGCGACGATCCGGGCAGGCGGGTCGTCGCTCAGCTCGCCTGCGCGAGCGTCCCGCGACGATCGACTTCCCCGCGATGCACGACATCGTCAAGCTTGTCCAGGATGCGACCCCAGACCTGGCGGGGGAGCTCATGCCCCATCCCGTCGATCTCCAGCAGCTCCGCGAGCGGGATCGCCGCGGCCGTCAACCGACCACCGAGGACCGGGACGAGCGGGTCCGCGTCACCGTGGACGACGAGGGTGGGGACCGGGAGCCGCGCGAGCCCGGGGGTGCGGTCGGGCGCCGCGAGCACGGCGGCGATCTGGCGCATGACCCCGACCGGGTTCGGGCGACGGCCCCATTGGATCTCGGCCCGCCGCCGCAGCCACGCCACGTCCGGCGCGAACAACGGCGAGCCCAGGACCTCCTGCGCCTCGTGCCCGGCGAGGACGAACTCCTCCAGGTCGGCCGGCGCCGGCCGCAGGAACAGCGCGATCGCCTCGGCGGTCGGCTGCACCCGGTGGTCACCCGGATGGGACATCATCGAGGTGAGGCTGCGCACCCGCTCGGGGTTCCCGAGGGCCACGATCTGGGCGATCATGCCACCCATCGAGCTGCCCATCAGGTGCGCCGACTCGATCCCGAGGGCGGTCAGCAGGCCGACCGCGTCCGCGGCCAGGTCCTCGAGCCGGTAGGGAGCGAGGTCGAAGCGACCGCTCAGGATCGCCGCCAGGTCGGGCCGACCGAGCTGGTCGAGATGAGTGGACAGTCCCACGTCCCGGTTGTCGAAGATGATCGTTCGATAACCGCGACGACCGAGCGCGGCCAGCAGGTCCGGGTGCCAGCCGACGAGCTGCTGCCCGAGGCCGCCGATCAGGAGCAGCGGCAACCCGTCCTCGTCGCCGTGGATCTCGTAGGCGAGGTCGATGCCGTTGACTGAGACGATGCCCATGGTCGGAAGGTAGCCATCCCATGGCGCCGGCGCACGAGTTCCACCGGCAATCGGCCGGAGGCTACCCGAAAGGGCCAGGCGGATGCCGGCAGCGCGGCCGTCGAGCGGCGAACACCCCACCCATCAACTACTTTAGGTAGTCGCTCGACTTCCTAAAGCGATTATCCTGCTGGGCGACCCCACCGGACGGGCACACATGATCTTTCCGACGATCGAGTTTGCGGCGTTCCTTGTCGTGGTGCTGGCGATCTCCTGGCTGCTGATGCCCCGGCCGAGGCTGTGGAAGCCGTTCATCCTCGGGGCGTCGTATTTCTTCTACGGCTTCGCGGACGCACGCTTCGTGCTGCTGATCGTGGCCTCCACCTTGATCAACCAGGGTGCCGCCGTCGCGATCCACCGCTGGCGCGACCGCCGCGTCCTCATCGCCGCGATCGTCTGCGACCTCGGCCTGCTCGGCTGGTTCAAGTACTACAGCTTCTTCGCCCTGTCGGTGGACCGCGCGCTGGCCGAGATCGGTCTCCCCACGGCGCTGCCCCTGCTCCAGGTGGCGCTGCCGATCGGGATCTCGTTCTTCACCTTCCAGGCGCTGTCCTACGTCATCGACGTCCATCGCGGCACCAGCACACCCGCGTCGCTGCTGGACTTCGCCGTGTACGAGGCGTTCTTCCCGCATCTGGTCGCCGGTCCCATCGTGCGTGCGCGCGAGTTCATCCCCCAGCTCGCCACGCCACGGGACCCGAACCAGGTCCAGGCCACCCGGGCCGTGTTCCTGATCGTGGGCGGCCTGGTCAAGAAGGTGGTGCTCGCCGATCTGATCGCCTCACGCCTCGTCGACCCCGTCTTCGACGCACCCGGCCAGCACTCGTCGCTGGAGATCGCCACGGCCGGCTACGGCTACGCCGTGCAGATCTACTGTGACTTCTCGGCGTACTCCGACATCGCGATCGGGATCGCCCTCCTGCTCGGCTTCCGCTTCCCGGACAACTTCGACCGTCCCTACGCGGCCGTCACCCTGCAGGACTTCTGGCGCCGCTGGCACATGACCCTGTCCCGATGGCTACGGGACTACGTCTACCTACCGCTCGGAGGGAACCGGAAGGGGCAGCGGCGCACCTACCTCAACATCATGATCACCATGACTCTGGGTGGTCTCTGGCACGGCGCCGCCTGGACGTTCGTCCTGTGGGGAGCGCTGCACGGCGGTGGGCTGGTGACCGAACGCCGGATCCGGGCCCGACGGGCGGACCGGATCCGGGCGACGGAACGGGCCCGAGCCACGGGACAGGAGCAGATCCCGGGACGGGCCCGAGCCACGGGACAGGAACAGATCCCGGGACAGGCCGAATCGGCGGGGCTCTCCGCGATGCCGCTACCCCGGCCGGGATCGGAGAGCCCCGCACCGCTCCTTTCCGCTGGCGGATCCGGCGCCGTTATTGGTCCCGGTCCCGCTGCCGGCTTCGGCATCGCCGGCAGTTCCGCGGGGACGCCAACCACGGCGAGCCGCCGGACGATCATCGCCGCACAGGCCGCGCTTCCCGAAGCGGTCCCCAACCCGGTCCGCGCCTGGGCCGGCCGGCTGGCCGTCTTCCACTTCGTGTGTGCCACCTGGGTCCTGTTCCGAGCGCCCGACCTGGCAACGGCACGCGAGCTCGTCGTCCGGCTGTTCACCGCGAGCGGACCGGCGCCGCTGGTCACTCCGACGGTCCTCGCCGCCATCGGGGTGGGACTGGCCACCGCAGCCGTCCCGCGCGTCTGGTGGATCCACGCGCAGGCCGCCTTCACCCGACTGCGCCTTGGCGCCCAGATCGCGCTGCTCACCCCGAGCATCATGATCATTTATGCGATCGTCGGCCCACAGGACGTCGCGCCGTTCATCTACTTCCGCTTCTGAGTCACGCTCGCCTGCTCTCCCCAGCCCAACCCCGGTCCCGGAGCCTGAGTGTTACCCCGGCCGGGGTAACACTCAGGCCGGACGATACGAGCAACGGCGAGAGGGACTTTAACTTAGAGTAATCTAATAGCAACGCCCGATCACATTCCGGGACATCTGTGACCTGCGTCAACGAAGCCGAGGGGCGATGACTGAGCGTGAAGATTCGGCGCCACCGGGACCCCCGGCGACCGCACCCGCGGCGACCACCGGCGTCGTCCGGGTTCGGCAGGCCTTCCTGCTGGTAGCCGTCACCCTGGGTCTGCTGGCGGTGCTCCGCGCCTCGGCGATGGTGCACGCGGGCGAGGGCATGCGCCCAGGACTCACCCGCACGCTCGTGCTGGGCGTGGCCCGGCCGACCGAACGGATCACCCGGACCGTCCATCTCGACGAACCGGACCGGTGGTTGTCGCGCGCGTTTGGTCACGACGCCAAGTCCGGCGGCACCTTCTCCGAGCTGGCATCGGCGGCCAGCCGAGCTGAAGCCGAGCCCGATCGCCCCGGCGCCCTCGGGCCGGGCGCCGCCGGTTCCCACCGCTCCCCGCTGCCACCGCGCCACCCGACCGCGGCCGATCCGCTGCGCGTCCTGGTCACCGGGGACTCGCTGACGGAATCACTCGGTCCGAGCATCATGAACAGTGCGCCCGCCACGATCCGGGCACAGACCGAGACGCGGTTCGGCACGGGCCTGGTGCGGCCCGACTTCTTCGACTGGGCCACCCATGCCCGGGCGCAGATCACGCAGCGCAACCCAGAGCTGGTGATCGTCGCAATGGGCGGGAACGACGGCCAGGGCATCACGCTTGCGGACGGAACCGTCCTGCCGGCCGGATCGGACGCGTGGACCGCCGAGTACCAACGGCGTGCCATCGTCGTGATGCGGATCTGGAGCGGCGACGGAGCCCGCCGAGTGCTGTGGCTCAGCCTCCCGCCGGCCCGGTCGGACCAGCTTAACGGCTACTTCCGCCGGCTGAACGAGGCGACCCTCGACGCCACGACCAGGGTGGTCGGAGCCCGATATCTCGATCTCACCCCGTGGTTGTCGAAGAACGGCGCATACAGCGACTACCTCACCGGCACGGACGGTAACACCGTCCTGGCCCGAGCCCGTGACGGCGTGCACCTGAGTCTCGACGGCGCGCGGATCGCCGCGGGACACGTTCTGGAAACCGTGCGCAGCACGTGGAACCTGCGGTGAACGACGATCGGACCGACCGACCGAACTGGACGATCAGACCGACCGAACGCTCAACGGGGGCGGAACCCGAAGCCCGCGCCGTCCAGATCCCGGCGGGCCTCCAGGACGGCGGCCCGGGCGGCGGCCAGGACGTCGCGACCGGACGGCGCCGCCGCACCGGACACCGAGATCGCGCCGACGAGCTCGTCGGCGAGGACCGCGAGCTGGTCGGTCAGGGCATGCGGCGCCAGCCGCGGCGGACGAGCGCCGGCCGGCGCTCCCGTGCCGGCCCGCTCGCCGAGCGACGCCAGTTCGTCGAGCAGCCGAACGGCCCGCTCCGCCCTGGTACCACCGGATTCCACCGGAACATCCCATGATGACCCGGACCAACACTGAAGGCGGTGAATCAGCAGGCCGACCTCACGGGTGAGATCACGGACCTCGTCGGACATCCGAGCAGGTTACCTGACGATGACGGGAACGGGTCTTGCTCTCTACTGTGGTATAGGGCACCCTCCAGACATGGTCCGTTGACGTCGGGTTTCACCTCAGGAGGCGCGCATGTCGCTGAACCGCTCCGCCCAGACCCACCAGATCCTCATCGAGCGGATACCGAAGGCAACCGGCCACGACGTGAACCACTGGCTCGATCGGCTCGACGACGGACCCGGCCTGCTCCGCTTCGCAGAGCGCGTCAACTGGCTGCGGGCCGAGCACGACCTGCCGCACTGCTATGCGGCGGCCCTGGTCCATGAGGCCGATCTGCGGCGGCGGGCGATCCGCGCGTAGACACTCGGCGGCCCGGCCGCGCAGGCCCGGCCGCTCGGTGGGGCGTCGAGGTACGGCCCGGCTTCCCGCAGCTGTCCCCCGCCCCATGGCGCCGGGTACCCGGCGCCATGGGGCGGACATGGTCCGCATCGTTGACGCGCCCGGTCGGCCACCGGACACATCACAATGACTGCATGAACCTCGACGCAGCCACTGAGTTCGTACGCGATCACCACCGGGCGGTGCTCAGCACCACCCGCCGGGATGGCACGCCCCAGATGTCACCGGTCACCGTCGGGGTGGACACCGACGGCCGTCTGCAGATCAGCAGCCGGCTCACCGCCTACAAGGTCCGCCACATCGAGCGGGATCCGACCGTACGGATCTGTGTGTTCCCCGATGAGTTCTTCGGGCCCTGGGTGCAGATCAACGGAACCGCCGAGATCGTCCGGCTACCGGCGGCGATGGACCTCCTGATCTCCTATTACCGAGACATCGCGGGTGAGCATCCCGACTGGGACGACTACCGGGCGGCGATGATCCGCGATCAGCGATGCATCATCCAGATCACTGCGCGGTCGGCGGGGCCGGACGTCTCGGGCTGAGGACCAGGCTTGAGGACACCCGCTATGCGCGCGCCCTGACCACGCGCGCCCTGACCCTGCCCGCCCTGACATGATCATCGGCAGGACCCGGCCCCACGACGGACCCGCGCGCTACTGCCGCAGCTTGGAGAGCAGGCGCAGCGTGTCCAGGTAGACCCAGACGAAGCCGATCAGCAGGCCGAATCCCGCCCGCCACGCCTCGGAACGCGGCGCATGGGACGCGATCGCCCGCTCGATGTAGTCGAAGTCGAGGATGAACTGCAGGCTCGCGACGCCGAGCACAAGCAGGCTGAACAGGATGCCGAGCGGCGTCGCATCGTTGATCACCGGCAGGTGGCTTCCGCTGGTGGCCCTGATCACGAGGTCGGTCAGGCCGAGGAGCACGACCCCGAGGAGCACGCCGAACACGATACGGGCCATCCGGGGGGTGGCCCGTAGCCGACCACTACGGTAGGCGACCAGCATCGCGACGAAGATCAGACCGGTCCCGAGCAGGGCCTGCGGGATGATGCCGTTGAAGGCGTTCTCGTAGTAGCGCGAGACCGCCCCGACCGCCACCCCTTCGATCAGGGCGAAGGCGATGATGAGCGGCGGACTGATCAGGTTGCGAAACGAGACGAACAGGCTGATCGCCAGGGCGACGAGGCCGGCCCCCAGCGCGATGCCGGGCGAGTCCGGCGCGAGGGCCCAGCCGACCGCGCCACCGACCGCCAGCAGCGCGAACAGCCCCAGCGTGTGCACGACGACGTCGTCGATCGTGAGGGTGGTGGGCTGGCGGTAGTGGCTCGCCAGCTCCTCGGGGGTCGGCGTGGGAGGAGACGCGAACCCACCGCGACGGAACGCGGGGTTCGAGGAACGAAGGTCGGCCATGGAGCCGGCTCCTCTCGGTCGCCTCCGGGGAGGCATCACCCTCGGTGACTACAGCCTACGTCACCGTCTGGAACGTTCCTTGGGATACGGGAGTTCCCGGCGCACCGGGACACGGTGGATGGCGACAAGGCATCGCGGCGCACGTCCACGCGCGCATCCTCACAGCATCCCACAGCGACGAAGCCTTCCCCTCCTCGGCCGCGGTTCATCGGTCAGATGCCCGGATGACCGAGAAAGGATTGTGCCGGTGGTCGGAGTCGAACCGACACTCGAGCTGTTTTTAGGACAGCCTCCTCTACCAGTTGGGATACACCGGCTCGTCTACATCGCTGATGTTTCTACCACGCTACGTAGGGTCTGGGAATAACACATGCGGAAAAAGTGGTCCGGAGATGGCGGCACGACCGAAAGCGTGACTCATCGTGACGAGGATGCCAACTGTTCGCCATCCCCTTCGATCGGTGGACAGCTCAGATCGCTAAAAGGCGGGTCCACCGTCGGGTTTGGTCCTGACGGCCAGAGCGGAGACGCGGGAAAACACCCCCACCTAAGTGCCGTGAAGCCACGAGGGCCGGTGAACCATCGCAACCGGGCGACGATTCACCGGCCCGCAGGCTCCCGGCGTCCCTACCGTCACACGCCGGCCATGGTGCCGCCGGGCGCTCAGTTCACGTGCCGCGCGGACCGGGCGTCCGGCTCCGGCCGCGGGAGATCCTGCCGGTCGGTGCGGCCCGGACGACATCCTCACCCGGGGACGCGGCCTCACCACCCTCGGCCTCACCGCCCTCGGCATCGCCGGGCGAGTCGGCTGCGACGGCGGACGCGGGGGCGCGAGTGGTCCCGTTCCGCCCGGTCGTCGTGACCGGAGTGCCGGGCGTGCCTGGGGAGATGGCCGCGGCGAACGCGGACGGCATCGCCGCCCGGCGGAACTCGGCCCGGGGATCGGCGAAGGATCCGAGCGAGACGATCTCGCGGCGGAAGAACAGTGCCAACGACCAGTCCGCGACCACCCTGGTCTTGCGGTTGAGGGTGGGAACCCTGCTCAGGTGGTACGTCCGGTGCATGAACCAGGCGGGCCAGCCGCGCAGCTTGACCCCGTAGACCTCGGCGACACCCTTGTGCAGGCCCAGGGACGCCACGCTGCCGGCATAGCTGTGCTCGTATGGTTCGAGGGGCTCGCCGCGCAGCTCGGCGAGGATGTTGAGGGCCAGCCGGCGAGCCTGGCGGACGGCGTGCTGGGCCGAGGGACCGGTCGTGACATCCTCGCCCCTGGTCAGGTCGGGCACGGCCGCGCAGTCACCCGCGGCCCACGCGTCACCCACCCCGTCGATCTGCAGGAAGACGGTCGCGCGCACCCGGCCTTGATCGTCCAAGGGCAGATCCGTGTCGGCCAGCATCGGGTTCGCCCGCACCCCGGCCGTCCACACGATGGTGCCCGCGTCGAACTCCTCACCGTTATTCAGCACAACCCGCCCACCGAC
Coding sequences within:
- a CDS encoding alpha/beta fold hydrolase, producing the protein MGIVSVNGIDLAYEIHGDEDGLPLLLIGGLGQQLVGWHPDLLAALGRRGYRTIIFDNRDVGLSTHLDQLGRPDLAAILSGRFDLAPYRLEDLAADAVGLLTALGIESAHLMGSSMGGMIAQIVALGNPERVRSLTSMMSHPGDHRVQPTAEAIALFLRPAPADLEEFVLAGHEAQEVLGSPLFAPDVAWLRRRAEIQWGRRPNPVGVMRQIAAVLAAPDRTPGLARLPVPTLVVHGDADPLVPVLGGRLTAAAIPLAELLEIDGMGHELPRQVWGRILDKLDDVVHRGEVDRRGTLAQAS
- a CDS encoding Bax inhibitor-1/YccA family protein, translated to MADLRSSNPAFRRGGFASPPTPTPEELASHYRQPTTLTIDDVVVHTLGLFALLAVGGAVGWALAPDSPGIALGAGLVALAISLFVSFRNLISPPLIIAFALIEGVAVGAVSRYYENAFNGIIPQALLGTGLIFVAMLVAYRSGRLRATPRMARIVFGVLLGVVLLGLTDLVIRATSGSHLPVINDATPLGILFSLLVLGVASLQFILDFDYIERAIASHAPRSEAWRAGFGLLIGFVWVYLDTLRLLSKLRQ
- a CDS encoding MBOAT family O-acyltransferase, with the translated sequence MIFPTIEFAAFLVVVLAISWLLMPRPRLWKPFILGASYFFYGFADARFVLLIVASTLINQGAAVAIHRWRDRRVLIAAIVCDLGLLGWFKYYSFFALSVDRALAEIGLPTALPLLQVALPIGISFFTFQALSYVIDVHRGTSTPASLLDFAVYEAFFPHLVAGPIVRAREFIPQLATPRDPNQVQATRAVFLIVGGLVKKVVLADLIASRLVDPVFDAPGQHSSLEIATAGYGYAVQIYCDFSAYSDIAIGIALLLGFRFPDNFDRPYAAVTLQDFWRRWHMTLSRWLRDYVYLPLGGNRKGQRRTYLNIMITMTLGGLWHGAAWTFVLWGALHGGGLVTERRIRARRADRIRATERARATGQEQIPGRARATGQEQIPGQAESAGLSAMPLPRPGSESPAPLLSAGGSGAVIGPGPAAGFGIAGSSAGTPTTASRRTIIAAQAALPEAVPNPVRAWAGRLAVFHFVCATWVLFRAPDLATARELVVRLFTASGPAPLVTPTVLAAIGVGLATAAVPRVWWIHAQAAFTRLRLGAQIALLTPSIMIIYAIVGPQDVAPFIYFRF
- a CDS encoding membrane protein, with amino-acid sequence MPHSGSFGLLLTVHVVLGVFVIGPLTLITVVTPRLLRLGAGALPILRLCVRMIRALALASLLIVVTGLGLVHQGSFGSVRSLGDPWLSGALVLWVVATGISLGMIAPGLAHAVKEIDAGGDTRRRTLPIMGGVAVSTACWILIIAFMVIKPGT
- a CDS encoding DUF4287 domain-containing protein, whose amino-acid sequence is MSLNRSAQTHQILIERIPKATGHDVNHWLDRLDDGPGLLRFAERVNWLRAEHDLPHCYAAALVHEADLRRRAIRA
- a CDS encoding NAD(P)/FAD-dependent oxidoreductase — its product is MGYGQPPHILIVGGGYVGMYTALRLRRKLRQDEALVTVVEPNSYMTYQPFLPEAAAGNLEPRHVVVPLRKVLKGCRVVSGSALQVSHGTRTAVIKPSLGEKFDLKYDILVMCPGSVARTLPIPGLAEQGIGFKSAAEAIYLRNQVISRLDAAASVTDPAVRRRALTFLFIGGGYAGIEALAELEDMARDACSFYPDLKPTDMRWVLVEAAGRILPEVSPGMGLYTLRQLEHRGIDVRLNTRVESLVGGRVVLNNGEEFDAGTIVWTAGVRANPMLADTDLPLDDQGRVRATVFLQIDGVGDAWAAGDCAAVPDLTRGEDVTTGPSAQHAVRQARRLALNILAELRGEPLEPYEHSYAGSVASLGLHKGVAEVYGVKLRGWPAWFMHRTYHLSRVPTLNRKTRVVADWSLALFFRREIVSLGSFADPRAEFRRAAMPSAFAAAISPGTPGTPVTTTGRNGTTRAPASAVAADSPGDAEGGEAEGGEAASPGEDVVRAAPTGRISRGRSRTPGPRGT
- a CDS encoding PPOX class F420-dependent oxidoreductase, yielding MNLDAATEFVRDHHRAVLSTTRRDGTPQMSPVTVGVDTDGRLQISSRLTAYKVRHIERDPTVRICVFPDEFFGPWVQINGTAEIVRLPAAMDLLISYYRDIAGEHPDWDDYRAAMIRDQRCIIQITARSAGPDVSG
- a CDS encoding DUF459 domain-containing protein is translated as MTEREDSAPPGPPATAPAATTGVVRVRQAFLLVAVTLGLLAVLRASAMVHAGEGMRPGLTRTLVLGVARPTERITRTVHLDEPDRWLSRAFGHDAKSGGTFSELASAASRAEAEPDRPGALGPGAAGSHRSPLPPRHPTAADPLRVLVTGDSLTESLGPSIMNSAPATIRAQTETRFGTGLVRPDFFDWATHARAQITQRNPELVIVAMGGNDGQGITLADGTVLPAGSDAWTAEYQRRAIVVMRIWSGDGARRVLWLSLPPARSDQLNGYFRRLNEATLDATTRVVGARYLDLTPWLSKNGAYSDYLTGTDGNTVLARARDGVHLSLDGARIAAGHVLETVRSTWNLR